In Terriglobales bacterium, one DNA window encodes the following:
- a CDS encoding ABC transporter substrate-binding protein, with translation MMWVRHFAVALMGLLSLSLCSCASKPDADTLVVIIESSPNNLDPRVGIDAQSERIGGVIFDALVHRDDHFNLHPWLAESWEIPDPLTYVFHIRRGVKFHDGRPLTARDVKWTLETVYTGKIRTAKTSTFRFIDRIDTPDDYTVVVHLKEPFATLLWNLSDGAIGIVPEGADDKFGTKPVGTGPFRFVSAEQDKDVVIERNEDYWAHKAKLKRVRFAVVPDTTTRALELRKGSADIAINALNPDMIVAMRTDPTIKLMQGPGTIYSYVAMNLRDPILKDVRVRQALAYAMDRGPLIHYLWRDLARPAKSVLPPQHWAYNGNVPDYPHDAAKARALLDAAGFPLKNGVRFHLTMKTSTEESTRLLAAVLQQQLREVGIVLDIRTFEFATFFADVQKGAFQLYSLRWIGGNQDPDIFEYVFESSSIPPKRANRGYYSNPRIDELLAQARKEIDQEKRKTIFFEVQQILANDLPYINLWYMDNVIAYRPRVKNLKLNPSGNFDFLKEAELAP, from the coding sequence ATGATGTGGGTCCGCCATTTTGCCGTCGCGTTAATGGGACTGCTTTCGCTGAGTCTCTGCTCGTGCGCGAGCAAGCCTGACGCCGACACTCTCGTCGTCATCATCGAAAGCAGTCCAAATAACCTCGATCCGCGTGTCGGAATCGATGCACAATCGGAACGCATCGGCGGCGTGATCTTCGACGCGCTTGTCCACCGCGATGATCACTTCAATCTGCATCCTTGGCTGGCGGAAAGCTGGGAAATTCCCGATCCCCTCACCTACGTCTTTCACATCCGGCGCGGCGTGAAGTTTCACGACGGACGTCCTCTTACCGCTCGCGACGTGAAATGGACGCTGGAGACCGTTTACACCGGCAAGATTCGCACGGCGAAGACAAGTACGTTTCGCTTCATCGATCGGATTGATACACCGGACGATTACACGGTCGTGGTTCATCTCAAAGAGCCGTTTGCGACGCTGCTGTGGAACCTGTCCGACGGCGCGATTGGCATTGTCCCTGAAGGCGCCGACGACAAATTCGGCACCAAGCCGGTTGGTACCGGACCGTTTCGTTTCGTCAGTGCCGAACAGGATAAGGACGTCGTTATCGAACGCAATGAGGACTACTGGGCGCACAAGGCAAAGCTGAAGAGGGTTCGCTTCGCCGTGGTTCCTGATACCACCACGCGCGCCCTTGAGTTACGCAAAGGCAGCGCAGACATCGCGATCAACGCGCTCAACCCAGACATGATCGTCGCCATGCGTACAGATCCCACCATCAAGCTGATGCAGGGGCCTGGCACGATCTACAGCTATGTGGCGATGAACCTGCGAGATCCGATACTGAAAGACGTGCGCGTGCGACAGGCGCTTGCGTATGCGATGGATCGCGGGCCGTTGATTCATTACTTGTGGCGCGATCTTGCCCGTCCTGCAAAAAGCGTGTTGCCTCCGCAGCACTGGGCCTATAACGGAAACGTCCCGGACTATCCCCATGACGCTGCGAAGGCTCGCGCCCTCCTAGACGCGGCTGGGTTTCCTCTGAAGAACGGCGTTCGCTTCCACCTCACGATGAAAACTTCCACCGAGGAGTCCACACGCCTGCTTGCCGCTGTGCTCCAACAGCAGCTACGGGAAGTGGGCATCGTGCTCGATATCCGCACCTTTGAATTCGCCACGTTCTTTGCCGACGTGCAGAAGGGCGCTTTCCAGCTTTACTCGCTGCGTTGGATTGGCGGGAACCAGGATCCCGATATTTTCGAGTATGTCTTTGAGTCCAGCAGCATTCCACCGAAGCGCGCAAACCGGGGTTATTACTCAAACCCGCGCATCGACGAGTTACTCGCACAGGCACGTAAAGAGATCGATCAGGAGAAACGCAAAACAATCTTCTTCGAAGTGCAGCAGATTCTGGCAAACGATCTGCCCTACATCAATCTCTGGTACATGGATAACGTAATCGCTTATCGCCCGCGGGTGAAGAACCTGAAGCTGAATCCGTCGGGCAACTTTGATTTCCTCAAAGAAGCGGAATTAGCTCCGTAG
- a CDS encoding putative Ig domain-containing protein — protein sequence MRKQLFLLLCLVLVSCGDAVSARNRGNISVTSVPTATAVQGSSYTSAFVASEGASPYKWSLQSGSLPPGLSLSNTGVVSGTPSAVGTYSFSAGVQDSDAPPARTAASATITVSTKSTTTPAPTVQLSGTSTITQGQSATLSWTSTNATSASINQGIGTVSPNGAVSVTPSATTTYTITVTGSGGTATSSATVTVNPAPNAPTVKITASPTSITPGQSATLSWTSTNATSASIDQGVGTVATSGTKTVSPTATATYTITVTGSAGTATAKVIVSVGAVSTAPTVQITASPTSITQGQSSTLSWSSTNATSATINQNIGTVATSGTKTVTPTATTTYTITVTGAGGSTTASTTVMVATAPPPSGSTAFDIKCSDPNVVNCINFDSPFTSTREFGIDAASTTKAVIDTSVYSSGSGSLRFDIPSDANANTSGSFHADFTSDLSTQFGETGSGGREFYLQWRQRFDPAMLTMKARNGGGFKLAIFGEGDTATKTAYSCTDNELVVQNYYQHGLPILYHSCGVKDNSYQGLYPLTSGSYLLQSGIGCASSTGTNCSRFVGNEWMTFQLHMKFGKDYRNDRNYRHDSTVELWVAREGQPSQLVVTMTDYDLIQHAATAINTGKLWLLPYETGRCPASFTITSAVRTGGKTTYTTSSHASQNGECILAGDQLNVAGVTDNSFNGTMSVVSVPNDTTVVVSQSGVADASSSGGKLTDQALLMPATAVWYDDLIISKRRLPDVGVEVPNAPDSLTVTNDGSTNLLTWRDNSDVKGSFAANSYVIERCQGQMYACLRTQSFTQVATTGVQSTWRDTAGSASTVYTYRVKAANGSGASAYSNAATNVSGPISDVTATPVSATSVQLTWSQQGPTATSFVIERATGTYQSPSSFVQVGTSTTRSFTDTTASPSVTYVYRVKGGNAAGSYESWGETYYGNTQYGGMSAGSQVTTPASATSGSGGTSTGARYPYGWSYITGARLIQSPSICPSDPTIQLVEGCSAVIRDWTSAVFRSNTEQLIMTGGGHGGYSGNEQYAVNLKNKPATFTRINEPSIPGVDGCQGGFDLTTGEPTAGQLSSNVPSSFPVQYVDVNGAKYCKSCQSDANGYGCAPSSKHNYGQLVYIPANSTGCSGEMSGDMLFVFNGFDAWAVGASTFNAWVYHYDTGRWQRLDTWAKFTNGVYPGKNAWGNSMDFDPVKKKMVMFTQAGGNGMIGEWDFCSNTYTEKARSPYWLINDANYGVIDPVKRVMLLSEGQDLYHIDIDRYTMTKVTSTAAANGCSPAMVAFGGMAYDPDRSKFVLWPNGGQTVYDYDVNTMSCSASSYGGIVPPLPTPYNGTFGRFRYVPGRKMYVLVTGEAIDTMVLCREPNGCDFN from the coding sequence ATGCGCAAACAGCTCTTCCTACTTCTTTGCCTTGTTCTGGTTTCATGCGGTGATGCCGTAAGTGCCAGAAACAGGGGAAACATATCGGTCACTTCGGTCCCCACGGCCACAGCGGTTCAGGGTTCCTCATATACCTCTGCGTTTGTAGCGTCAGAGGGTGCAAGTCCTTACAAATGGTCGCTGCAATCCGGCAGCCTTCCTCCAGGCTTGTCGTTAAGCAACACGGGCGTTGTCTCTGGGACACCCAGTGCGGTGGGCACATATTCGTTCTCGGCCGGCGTTCAGGACTCCGATGCGCCGCCCGCAAGAACCGCTGCGTCGGCAACCATCACGGTCTCCACGAAATCCACGACGACTCCAGCTCCTACCGTGCAGTTGTCGGGAACGTCCACGATCACGCAAGGACAGAGTGCAACGTTGTCGTGGACGTCGACCAATGCGACGTCGGCAAGTATCAATCAGGGAATTGGTACAGTATCGCCTAACGGGGCCGTCAGCGTCACTCCGTCCGCAACGACTACCTACACGATCACCGTTACTGGATCGGGCGGGACAGCTACGTCCAGCGCCACAGTAACAGTAAATCCGGCGCCAAACGCACCCACGGTAAAGATTACTGCTTCTCCCACCAGCATCACGCCAGGCCAATCGGCGACGTTATCGTGGACGTCAACGAACGCTACTTCCGCCTCGATTGATCAAGGAGTTGGAACTGTTGCAACCAGCGGCACGAAGACGGTAAGTCCAACCGCGACGGCTACCTACACGATCACGGTCACTGGTTCTGCCGGAACGGCCACAGCAAAGGTAATTGTGAGCGTCGGAGCCGTGTCGACGGCACCCACAGTGCAGATTACTGCGTCCCCTACGAGTATCACGCAAGGTCAATCTTCTACGCTGTCGTGGAGTTCGACGAACGCGACCTCGGCAACGATCAATCAGAACATCGGGACAGTTGCGACGAGCGGCACAAAAACCGTGACGCCGACAGCAACGACTACTTATACGATCACCGTTACTGGCGCGGGCGGCAGTACAACCGCGAGCACGACTGTAATGGTGGCAACTGCCCCTCCGCCATCGGGTTCGACCGCATTCGACATCAAATGCTCAGACCCGAACGTGGTGAACTGCATCAACTTCGACAGCCCATTTACCAGCACGAGAGAATTCGGAATTGATGCAGCCAGCACGACGAAGGCTGTGATCGACACCTCCGTGTATTCCTCAGGCTCCGGATCATTACGTTTTGACATCCCATCAGACGCGAACGCGAATACGTCGGGGTCATTCCACGCGGATTTCACTTCCGATCTCTCAACGCAATTCGGAGAGACGGGAAGTGGTGGGAGGGAATTCTATCTACAGTGGCGGCAGCGGTTTGACCCTGCAATGCTGACCATGAAGGCCCGCAATGGCGGTGGCTTCAAGCTCGCGATCTTCGGGGAGGGAGACACGGCCACAAAGACCGCGTATTCCTGCACGGATAACGAACTTGTGGTGCAGAACTACTACCAGCACGGATTGCCTATCCTGTATCACTCCTGCGGAGTTAAGGACAACAGCTATCAGGGCCTATATCCGCTGACGTCAGGGAGTTACCTGCTCCAGAGTGGTATTGGCTGTGCTTCCAGCACTGGAACGAATTGTTCCCGTTTCGTCGGGAACGAGTGGATGACGTTTCAGTTGCACATGAAGTTCGGCAAGGACTACAGAAACGATCGAAACTATAGGCATGACAGCACTGTCGAGTTGTGGGTTGCCCGCGAAGGTCAACCTTCACAACTTGTAGTGACCATGACCGATTACGATCTGATTCAGCATGCTGCGACCGCGATAAACACCGGAAAACTCTGGCTGTTGCCATACGAAACGGGTCGTTGCCCTGCCAGCTTCACTATTACAAGCGCTGTTCGTACTGGCGGAAAGACTACTTACACCACAAGCAGCCATGCCTCGCAGAATGGCGAATGCATACTAGCCGGTGATCAGCTAAACGTCGCGGGCGTTACGGACAACAGTTTCAACGGAACCATGTCGGTCGTCAGTGTTCCCAACGATACAACTGTTGTCGTATCGCAGTCGGGCGTGGCAGACGCCAGTTCATCCGGCGGAAAACTCACGGACCAAGCACTGTTGATGCCCGCAACGGCGGTTTGGTACGACGACCTGATTATCTCAAAGCGTCGTCTACCGGACGTCGGTGTTGAGGTGCCGAATGCACCCGATAGCTTGACGGTGACGAACGATGGTTCCACGAACCTGTTGACTTGGCGTGACAACTCGGACGTCAAAGGCTCGTTCGCAGCGAATTCATATGTTATCGAGCGCTGCCAGGGTCAGATGTACGCGTGCCTCCGAACGCAGAGTTTCACACAAGTGGCAACCACAGGGGTGCAGTCAACCTGGCGCGACACGGCAGGAAGCGCAAGCACTGTCTACACCTATCGTGTAAAGGCGGCGAACGGAAGCGGTGCCTCGGCCTATTCGAACGCGGCGACAAATGTGTCTGGACCGATCTCGGACGTTACGGCTACCCCAGTGTCGGCCACCTCGGTACAGCTTACCTGGTCGCAGCAAGGTCCAACGGCTACCTCGTTTGTGATCGAACGAGCCACAGGCACTTATCAATCGCCCAGCAGTTTCGTACAGGTGGGAACCTCCACTACACGCTCGTTCACCGACACAACTGCGAGCCCGAGTGTTACGTACGTGTACCGCGTGAAAGGCGGGAATGCGGCTGGTAGCTACGAATCCTGGGGTGAAACCTACTACGGCAACACGCAATACGGTGGAATGAGCGCCGGTTCTCAGGTTACGACCCCTGCCTCGGCGACTAGCGGTAGCGGTGGTACCAGCACAGGTGCACGTTATCCCTACGGCTGGTCTTACATCACAGGAGCTCGTCTGATCCAGTCTCCGAGCATTTGTCCGAGCGACCCAACGATTCAACTGGTCGAGGGTTGCTCCGCAGTGATCCGTGACTGGACCAGCGCGGTCTTCCGTTCCAATACAGAACAACTCATCATGACGGGCGGAGGACATGGTGGCTACAGCGGTAATGAGCAGTATGCCGTTAACCTGAAAAACAAGCCCGCAACCTTTACTCGAATCAATGAACCTTCCATACCTGGTGTGGACGGCTGTCAGGGCGGTTTCGATCTCACTACAGGAGAGCCTACGGCTGGGCAGCTCAGCAGCAATGTGCCGTCATCGTTTCCGGTACAGTATGTCGACGTAAACGGAGCGAAGTATTGCAAGAGCTGCCAATCCGATGCAAATGGATATGGCTGCGCTCCGAGCTCGAAGCACAACTATGGACAACTCGTGTACATACCTGCGAATAGCACTGGCTGTAGCGGTGAAATGTCCGGAGACATGCTGTTTGTCTTCAACGGTTTCGATGCTTGGGCTGTAGGTGCGAGTACGTTCAATGCCTGGGTCTATCACTATGATACGGGCCGCTGGCAGCGCCTGGATACCTGGGCGAAGTTTACCAATGGCGTTTACCCTGGCAAGAACGCATGGGGCAATTCCATGGACTTTGATCCGGTGAAGAAGAAGATGGTGATGTTCACGCAGGCTGGAGGAAACGGCATGATCGGTGAGTGGGATTTCTGTTCCAACACTTACACCGAGAAGGCGCGCAGTCCGTATTGGCTTATCAACGACGCCAATTACGGTGTCATCGATCCGGTAAAAAGGGTCATGCTGCTCAGCGAGGGCCAAGATCTTTACCACATTGATATCGATCGCTACACGATGACCAAGGTGACATCAACAGCGGCTGCGAATGGTTGCAGTCCCGCAATGGTCGCTTTCGGAGGTATGGCGTACGATCCGGATCGGAGCAAGTTTGTCCTCTGGCCGAACGGCGGACAGACCGTTTACGACTACGACGTGAATACGATGAGCTGTTCGGCATCGTCTTACGGCGGAATCGTGCCGCCCTTACCTACGCCGTATAACGGAACTTTTGGGCGCTTCCGTTATGTTCCCGGCAGGAAGATGTACGTCCTGGTCACGGGCGAAGCCATTGACACCATGGTGCTTTGTCGCGAGCCGAATGGCTGCGATTTCAACTAG
- a CDS encoding GNAT family N-acetyltransferase: MLNIRAATEGDVELILQFIRDLAEYEREPQAAVATAEDIIRDGFRGTPKFRVLIAEWDGVPAGFAFYFFNYSTWIGKPGLFLEDLFVKPELRGKGIGKALLSELAKVAMAENCYGMKWEVLDWNQPAIEFYEALGAKLRKEWITVRLSGEPLKDLAEI; the protein is encoded by the coding sequence ATGCTGAATATTCGAGCAGCAACCGAAGGCGATGTGGAGTTAATCCTGCAGTTTATCCGTGATCTGGCGGAGTACGAACGCGAGCCACAGGCCGCAGTAGCGACGGCGGAAGACATTATTCGCGACGGCTTCCGAGGCACGCCAAAGTTCCGTGTGCTCATTGCCGAATGGGATGGGGTCCCAGCAGGCTTCGCTTTCTACTTCTTCAACTACTCAACTTGGATAGGAAAACCGGGACTCTTCCTGGAAGACCTGTTCGTCAAACCCGAGCTTCGCGGAAAGGGCATCGGCAAGGCGCTGCTGTCTGAACTGGCGAAGGTCGCCATGGCCGAGAATTGTTACGGAATGAAGTGGGAAGTACTCGATTGGAATCAGCCGGCCATCGAATTCTACGAAGCACTGGGCGCGAAATTAAGGAAAGAGTGGATTACGGTGAGGTTGTCTGGGGAACCGCTGAAAGACCTGGCGGAAATCTGA
- a CDS encoding ferritin-like domain-containing protein, with product MPRFVQDVEEIRQRAIQKIEEGAVTSTYGLDQERVIAVLNEALATEIVCVLRYQHHYFMATGVHGRMAAEEFKEHADEEREHADKLAERIQQLGGKPDFNPRTLLERSVAQYVEGESLADMIREDLIAERVVIDVYREMIKFFGDADPTTRILLEHLLEDEEEHASDLADLLYVVNPRTGETAMQDPGTQIGQGGQQQSELVRDDRQAELQLHQEEARAERDQGRDAEEAREAIGNIREGQQREQRRIQPQVTNATQPKAGDEIPDDRNKQNRRGNRQLQEEPEMEANERGGRRDRGEARPARSTGQQRPGSGRRDVQPAHAPGTTGRVMARRGRNNVAPTDDDIEISGQSGTNRSPKILQKNRKKRAA from the coding sequence ATGCCGCGCTTCGTTCAAGATGTGGAAGAGATTCGTCAACGAGCCATCCAGAAGATTGAAGAGGGAGCCGTAACCAGCACCTACGGCCTTGACCAGGAACGCGTAATCGCCGTTCTCAATGAAGCATTGGCCACCGAGATCGTTTGCGTTCTGCGTTACCAGCACCACTACTTCATGGCCACGGGCGTTCACGGCCGCATGGCCGCCGAGGAATTCAAGGAGCACGCTGACGAGGAGCGCGAGCACGCCGACAAACTCGCCGAACGTATCCAGCAACTCGGCGGGAAGCCTGACTTCAATCCCCGCACATTGCTGGAGCGTTCCGTCGCCCAGTACGTCGAAGGTGAAAGTCTGGCCGATATGATCCGCGAAGACCTGATTGCCGAACGGGTAGTTATCGATGTCTATCGCGAGATGATCAAGTTCTTCGGCGATGCTGATCCCACCACGCGCATTCTGCTGGAACATCTGCTTGAGGATGAAGAGGAACACGCGAGCGATCTCGCTGACCTTCTATACGTAGTAAATCCGCGTACAGGCGAAACTGCCATGCAGGATCCTGGCACTCAGATCGGACAAGGCGGACAGCAGCAGTCAGAACTTGTACGCGACGACCGGCAAGCCGAGTTACAGCTCCACCAGGAAGAAGCACGCGCCGAACGGGACCAGGGCCGAGACGCGGAGGAAGCGCGCGAGGCCATCGGCAATATTCGAGAAGGGCAGCAGCGCGAGCAGCGCAGAATTCAGCCTCAGGTCACGAATGCGACGCAACCCAAGGCCGGCGACGAGATCCCCGATGACCGGAACAAGCAAAATCGCCGTGGCAATCGCCAGCTTCAGGAAGAACCCGAAATGGAAGCGAATGAGCGGGGAGGACGTCGTGATCGCGGCGAGGCACGCCCCGCACGCTCCACCGGGCAGCAGCGTCCGGGTTCGGGTCGTCGTGACGTTCAGCCGGCCCATGCACCTGGAACTACCGGCAGAGTGATGGCACGCCGCGGACGAAACAACGTGGCACCCACTGATGATGACATCGAAATCAGCGGTCAGTCGGGCACGAATCGCTCGCCCAAGATTCTGCAGAAGAATCGCAAGAAGAGAGCTGCATAA
- a CDS encoding MFS transporter: protein MNFEMAGQNDKTEGSSLGFAIRALRYRNYRLFFLGQTVSLVGTWITRVATSWLVYRLTDSAFLLGFIGFAGQIPTFLLGPIAGVWVDRLDRHRVLVVTQVLSMIQSFWLAALALTHHITFWDIFWLSIFQGVVNAFDMPARQAFVPQMVESREDLANAIALNSSMVNASRLIGPSIAGVIIAAFGEGWCFFIDGVSYVAVIISLLLMQVTRQENGKSRTSVAAELKEGWQYVSRFKPIRSILLLLALVSLVGMPYTVLMPVFARDVLHGGPNTLGLLTGVIGVGALASAAYLATRKSVLGLGRVIPTMTVIFGTGLIVFGLSRWLALSMFVLLFTGFGMMQQMAASNTILQTIVEEDKRGRVMSFYAMAFQGMAPFGSLLAGLLAARIGAPRTVMICGAICIVGAGIFLTQLGEIRRMIRPIYVRLGILPEMAVGVQQASNLQSTIER, encoded by the coding sequence ATGAATTTCGAGATGGCCGGACAGAACGATAAAACCGAAGGCTCCAGTTTAGGTTTTGCCATCCGCGCCTTGCGTTATCGCAATTACCGCCTCTTCTTTCTCGGACAAACGGTTTCGCTGGTGGGCACGTGGATCACTCGGGTGGCCACCAGTTGGCTAGTCTACCGGCTGACCGATTCTGCATTCCTGCTCGGGTTCATCGGTTTTGCGGGACAGATCCCAACCTTCCTGCTCGGCCCGATTGCGGGTGTCTGGGTGGATCGTCTCGATCGCCACAGGGTACTGGTCGTTACGCAGGTGTTGTCGATGATCCAGAGCTTTTGGCTGGCGGCGCTCGCTCTTACGCATCACATCACCTTCTGGGACATCTTCTGGCTCAGCATCTTCCAAGGTGTGGTGAATGCCTTCGACATGCCGGCACGTCAGGCGTTTGTACCCCAAATGGTGGAATCGAGAGAGGACCTCGCAAATGCCATCGCGCTGAATTCATCGATGGTGAATGCGTCGCGTTTGATCGGGCCTTCCATAGCAGGCGTGATTATCGCTGCCTTCGGCGAAGGCTGGTGCTTCTTCATTGATGGGGTTAGTTACGTAGCGGTGATCATCTCGTTGCTCCTGATGCAGGTGACACGGCAGGAAAACGGAAAATCCCGCACGAGCGTGGCCGCGGAACTGAAGGAAGGCTGGCAGTATGTGTCGCGGTTCAAACCGATTCGGTCGATCTTGTTACTGCTTGCCTTGGTCAGCCTGGTTGGCATGCCGTATACGGTACTGATGCCGGTGTTCGCGCGCGACGTTCTGCACGGCGGTCCGAATACTCTTGGGTTGCTTACCGGCGTCATCGGTGTAGGCGCACTCGCGAGCGCAGCTTATCTGGCGACACGCAAGAGTGTGCTCGGTCTTGGAAGAGTCATTCCCACCATGACTGTCATTTTCGGAACCGGCTTGATTGTGTTCGGACTATCTCGTTGGTTGGCATTATCGATGTTCGTACTGCTCTTTACCGGCTTCGGCATGATGCAACAGATGGCTGCCAGCAACACCATTCTGCAAACCATCGTGGAAGAAGATAAGCGCGGGCGCGTGATGTCGTTTTACGCGATGGCATTTCAAGGAATGGCGCCGTTTGGAAGCTTGCTCGCAGGGTTGTTGGCTGCGCGCATCGGAGCACCGCGTACCGTGATGATCTGTGGTGCCATCTGCATTGTCGGCGCGGGCATCTTCCTAACTCAGTTGGGCGAGATTCGAAGGATGATTCGGCCCATCTACGTACGATTGGGCATACTGCCGGAGATGGCTGTGGGAGTTCAGCAAGCAAGCAATCTGCAAAGCACGATCGAACGGTAA